The following coding sequences are from one Arcobacter nitrofigilis DSM 7299 window:
- a CDS encoding tetratricopeptide repeat protein, translated as MTKLIKILAILALLIFVTGCEEKPIGEKVVIKSTKDMDPRLKAYPEAVEWYENSDSYPEAAFNLGVLYHTKIKDYEEALFWFKKTYENNYLDALNNIGSVYSDLKDYKEALTWYKKAISKNIIESYYNLAYLYHTKLKDYQNAIKYYKIAIERESSIESSIKNISWLYHENLKDDVTASAYMINLIEYGKTKDRTISFLKEKWNLSDETIKKGYELQLTMPGLPRRYKGGI; from the coding sequence ATGACTAAACTAATAAAAATACTAGCAATACTTGCACTTTTAATCTTTGTCACAGGATGTGAAGAAAAACCTATAGGAGAGAAAGTAGTAATCAAATCAACAAAAGATATGGACCCAAGACTTAAAGCTTATCCTGAGGCTGTTGAGTGGTATGAGAATTCAGATAGTTATCCTGAGGCTGCATTTAACCTAGGCGTGTTGTATCATACAAAAATTAAAGATTATGAAGAAGCTCTTTTTTGGTTTAAAAAAACATATGAAAATAATTATCTTGATGCATTAAATAATATTGGGTCTGTTTATAGTGATTTAAAAGATTACAAAGAAGCGCTTACATGGTATAAAAAAGCTATATCAAAAAATATTATAGAGTCATATTATAATCTTGCTTATTTATATCACACTAAATTAAAAGATTATCAAAATGCAATTAAATATTATAAGATAGCTATAGAGAGAGAGAGTTCGATTGAAAGTTCTATAAAAAATATTTCATGGCTATACCATGAAAATTTAAAGGATGATGTAACTGCAAGTGCATATATGATAAATTTAATAGAATATGGAAAAACAAAAGATAGAACAATCTCCTTTCTAAAAGAAAAATGGAATCTATCAGATGAAACAATAAAAAAAGGCTACGAACTACAACTAACAATGCCAGGCCTTCCAAGAAGATATAAAGGTGGGATTTAA
- a CDS encoding aspartate aminotransferase family protein has protein sequence MLEQLDKDYVLNTYARNYVNFKRGENATLFDDKDNNYIDFTAGIGVVSVGHGNKQVADAIYEQVSNITHISNLYAIEPQALLAQKIAQLSGYDVATFFANSGAEANEGAIKIARKYGQTKFANKKYKVITLEHSFHGRTITTVRATGQDKFHSPNFSPYPEGFSYNKQINDIYNSIDEETVAVMIELVQGEGGVQPFEKEEIQKLAKFLKEKEVLFIIDEVQTGIFRSGEFLASNLYEIEPDIITIAKGLGGGVPIGAVLTKHKDIFSPGDHGSTFGGNYLVTRASLEVLKILDEYKNKGALDEAIIYFESKLSALFEKYPNIFISKVGLGLMRGLRAKDEATLAAIIKNAFEQGVLVLKSGRNTLRFLPVLTITKEEIDEGFKRLDDAISKI, from the coding sequence ATGTTAGAACAATTAGATAAAGATTATGTATTAAATACTTATGCAAGAAATTATGTTAATTTTAAAAGAGGAGAAAACGCTACTCTTTTTGATGACAAAGATAATAACTATATAGATTTTACTGCTGGTATTGGAGTTGTTAGTGTTGGTCACGGGAATAAACAAGTAGCAGATGCTATTTATGAACAAGTTAGTAATATAACTCATATTTCAAACCTTTATGCAATAGAACCACAAGCTCTATTAGCTCAAAAAATCGCCCAACTTAGTGGTTATGATGTTGCAACATTTTTTGCAAATAGTGGTGCAGAAGCAAATGAAGGTGCAATAAAAATTGCAAGAAAATATGGGCAAACAAAATTTGCAAATAAGAAATATAAAGTGATAACTTTAGAGCACTCTTTTCATGGAAGAACTATCACAACAGTTAGAGCAACAGGTCAAGATAAATTTCATTCACCAAATTTTTCTCCATATCCTGAAGGTTTTTCATATAACAAACAAATCAATGACATCTATAACTCAATAGATGAAGAGACTGTTGCAGTTATGATTGAACTTGTTCAAGGTGAAGGTGGAGTTCAACCTTTCGAAAAAGAAGAGATTCAAAAATTAGCTAAATTTTTAAAAGAAAAAGAAGTTTTATTTATCATTGATGAAGTTCAAACAGGAATATTTAGAAGTGGTGAATTTTTAGCAAGTAACCTTTATGAAATAGAGCCAGATATTATCACAATCGCAAAAGGCTTAGGTGGTGGAGTTCCTATTGGAGCAGTTTTAACAAAACACAAAGATATCTTCTCACCAGGTGACCATGGTTCAACTTTTGGTGGTAATTATTTAGTTACAAGAGCATCTTTAGAAGTTTTAAAAATCTTAGATGAATACAAAAATAAAGGTGCTCTTGATGAAGCTATTATTTACTTTGAATCAAAACTTAGTGCTTTATTTGAGAAATATCCAAATATATTTATTTCAAAAGTTGGGTTAGGTCTTATGAGAGGACTTAGAGCAAAAGATGAAGCTACTTTAGCCGCAATTATTAAAAATGCTTTTGAACAAGGCGTTCTAGTATTAAAATCGGGAAGAAATACTTTAAGATTTTTGCCAGTATTAACTATCACAAAAGAAGAAATTGATGAAGGGTTCAAAAGGCTAGATGATGCAATTTCTAAGATTTAG
- a CDS encoding response regulator transcription factor — protein MKILLLEDNKRLSKLIIEALSEKNYKIDWFEDGRHALSAVYDGYDCFILDINVPGIDGLSLLKEIRVMDEKTPAIIISANVELETIKDAYTNGCDEYLKKPFYIYELELKLDKFCKKEKEVINLLENYTYNISSELLYDENNQEIKLAKKEILLLNLFIKNIDKIVTFEHIEQYVWEGDLTTNESIRTLVKRLRKKLPKDTISSQIGIGYKLHIS, from the coding sequence ATGAAGATATTATTATTAGAAGACAATAAAAGATTATCAAAGCTTATCATTGAAGCCTTATCAGAAAAAAATTATAAAATAGATTGGTTTGAAGATGGAAGACATGCTTTAAGTGCAGTTTATGATGGTTATGATTGTTTTATTTTAGATATAAATGTACCAGGAATAGATGGACTTAGTTTATTAAAAGAAATTAGAGTTATGGATGAAAAAACACCCGCAATAATTATAAGTGCCAATGTTGAATTGGAGACTATAAAAGATGCTTATACTAATGGTTGTGATGAATATCTAAAAAAACCTTTTTATATCTATGAGTTAGAATTAAAGCTTGATAAATTTTGTAAGAAAGAAAAAGAAGTGATAAATCTACTTGAAAACTATACTTATAATATAAGTAGTGAACTTTTGTATGATGAAAATAATCAAGAGATAAAACTAGCAAAAAAAGAGATTTTACTTTTAAATTTATTTATAAAAAACATAGACAAGATAGTTACCTTTGAACATATCGAACAATATGTTTGGGAAGGTGATTTAACTACAAATGAGAGTATTAGAACACTTGTAAAAAGACTAAGAAAGAAACTTCCAAAAGATACAATAAGTTCACAAATTGGGATTGGTTATAAACTACATATTTCCTAA
- a CDS encoding aspartate carbamoyltransferase catalytic subunit, protein MQNLIRTSDFTNEEIISLFDDAKLFLDMKSRDILKGKVIVTLFFENSTRTRSAFEIAAKRLGAEVVSLDVGTSSSSKGETIFDTVANINAMCPDAIIIRHSECGLPGTLVEYVDCPIINAGDGTHAHPTQALLDLFTMMEHFDGKVEGKKVAIVGDVRTSRVAGSNRKLLPRFGLDVCFVAPDCFKHESNDHKQYDNLLEVIDEVDVVMSLRTQLERHNEIYFQSLNDYAKDYCITEEVMGDRDILLLHPGPVNRNVDISDEMLLDPRSKVLKQVKNGVAVRMAVLKKLILSQ, encoded by the coding sequence ATGCAAAACCTCATAAGAACTTCGGACTTTACAAACGAAGAGATTATCTCATTATTTGATGATGCAAAACTGTTTTTAGATATGAAATCAAGGGATATTTTAAAAGGGAAAGTAATAGTTACACTATTTTTTGAAAATTCTACACGAACAAGAAGTGCTTTTGAAATAGCTGCAAAAAGATTAGGTGCAGAAGTTGTTTCACTTGATGTTGGAACAAGTTCTAGTAGTAAAGGTGAAACTATATTTGATACTGTTGCAAACATCAATGCAATGTGTCCTGATGCTATTATAATAAGACATTCAGAATGTGGGTTACCAGGAACTTTGGTTGAGTATGTAGATTGCCCAATTATCAATGCTGGGGATGGAACACATGCTCATCCTACTCAAGCTTTACTTGACTTGTTTACTATGATGGAACATTTTGATGGAAAAGTTGAAGGAAAAAAAGTTGCAATAGTTGGTGATGTTAGAACATCAAGGGTTGCTGGGTCAAATAGAAAACTTCTTCCAAGATTTGGTTTAGACGTATGTTTTGTAGCACCTGATTGTTTTAAACATGAAAGTAATGACCACAAACAATATGACAATCTTTTAGAAGTAATTGATGAAGTTGATGTTGTGATGAGTTTAAGAACACAATTAGAAAGACACAATGAAATATATTTTCAATCACTTAATGACTATGCAAAAGATTATTGTATAACAGAAGAAGTTATGGGAGATAGAGATATTTTACTTCTTCATCCAGGACCTGTAAATAGAAATGTTGATATTAGTGATGAAATGTTATTAGATCCTAGGTCAAAAGTTCTAAAACAAGTTAAAAATGGTGTTGCAGTTAGAATGGCAGTACTAAAAAAACTAATACTTTCTCAATAG
- a CDS encoding aminodeoxychorismate synthase component I, with product MNNQELIKQLNNYGSFKEPFFFMISYDLKSYFLKPLKELPEDIKYEISAKEKKNSIKNEALIKYPMSFEEYKKKFEYIQEQIASGNSYLLNLTAKTKIKCDLSLDEIYEKSKAKFKLKFKDEFVCFSPERFIKIKKDKIYTYPMKGTIDASLPNASAKILGDMKEMAEHTMVVDLLRNDLGIVSNKVRVDRFRYIDEIQAGDKKLLQVSSKISGQLQSNWNEKIGDILLSLLPAGSITGTPKRKTVEIIKDIEGYDREYYTGIFGIFDGKSLDSSVMIRFIQKDKDKNLYYKSGGGITCDSNAKLEYQEMIDKVYLPF from the coding sequence TTGAATAATCAAGAATTAATAAAGCAACTTAATAATTATGGCTCTTTTAAAGAGCCATTTTTTTTTATGATAAGTTATGATTTAAAAAGTTACTTCTTAAAACCTTTAAAAGAGTTGCCAGAAGATATAAAATATGAGATTTCAGCTAAAGAGAAAAAAAACTCAATAAAAAATGAAGCCTTGATAAAATATCCAATGAGTTTTGAAGAGTATAAAAAGAAGTTCGAATATATACAAGAACAAATAGCTTCAGGAAACAGTTATTTATTAAATCTAACAGCTAAAACAAAAATAAAGTGTGATTTGAGTTTAGATGAAATTTATGAAAAATCAAAGGCTAAATTTAAACTAAAATTTAAAGATGAATTTGTCTGTTTCTCCCCCGAAAGATTTATAAAAATCAAAAAAGATAAAATCTATACTTATCCTATGAAAGGCACTATTGATGCAAGTTTACCAAATGCTAGTGCCAAAATTTTAGGTGATATGAAAGAGATGGCTGAACATACGATGGTAGTAGATTTACTTCGTAATGACTTGGGGATAGTTTCAAATAAAGTTAGAGTAGATAGATTTAGATATATTGATGAAATACAAGCAGGTGATAAAAAACTTCTTCAAGTAAGTTCTAAAATATCAGGTCAATTACAAAGTAATTGGAATGAAAAAATAGGAGATATCTTACTTTCACTTCTTCCAGCTGGTTCAATAACTGGAACACCAAAAAGAAAAACTGTAGAAATAATCAAAGATATTGAAGGATACGATAGGGAGTACTATACGGGTATTTTTGGGATTTTTGATGGAAAGAGTTTAGATAGTTCTGTTATGATTAGATTTATTCAAAAAGATAAGGATAAAAATCTATATTACAAAAGTGGTGGTGGGATTACTTGTGATAGCAATGCTAAGTTAGAGTATCAAGAGATGATTGATAAAGTTTACTTACCATTTTAG
- a CDS encoding fatty acid cis/trans isomerase, translating into MKLSLYIIFTIIFLLSNANAQFNQKVSFDKVKENISYKNDIKPILDKRCVVCHSCYNSPCQLKMSSLEGLLRGATKEPIYKNRLKAGEMTRLFVDASTTEQWREKGFYPVNEKIPNLNASIMSYLLNQKQQFPKVKGSYAPEDDELTCIKDKDELEKYLNDKPYHGMPYGFPALKKEEHNLLMTWLDKGIKNTETLQNKEPKEIKIFEDFLNNQDIKYKVTARYIYEHLFLAHIKFPDSNDYYELVRSYTKPNTSVKIIATRLPFDKVKEPFYYRFEKIKSTIVHKTHMVYYLDESKLKRYKDLFINTNWEAKPSLVSYDPKIAANPLTAYEQIPATSRYNFLLDNIHYFIMTFIRGPVCKGQIALNVINDHFWVAFKDPKYDVTLHDSNFIHDNLKKLSVPNEYGPNAPILDTFDFYNYDQDTIAYYKNKNELYKKYYKNGIDINSIWKGNNSEEKNNDAILTIYRHFNSASVQKGALGDIPKTMWVIDYPLLERLYYSLVVGFDVFGNTPHKLLVRKYMDRLRIEGESNFLEYLPKDIRKTQFDKWYLGYTAKWLITYTPSQNNTLVKYKSKQYKRELILDILKYTNTPKDEMNFIEKGYKQSPILKQYNTKAQIERSLKDMTLKKNMTLFRDYSSNNFNLSYLRIQMNNGDNYVYSVVINKWHDNVAFLFNESERLDPSKDRINIVRGFVGSYPNLFIVVKQDDLSTFFSILENYKKNDNKKLAKYFISRENKNFWEVYDWFQNEFDKEQPIDSGIFDLNRYFRKSILPETN; encoded by the coding sequence ATGAAACTTTCACTTTATATAATATTTACAATCATATTTTTACTTTCTAATGCAAATGCACAGTTCAATCAAAAAGTTTCCTTTGATAAAGTTAAAGAAAATATCTCTTATAAAAATGATATAAAACCCATACTAGACAAAAGATGTGTAGTTTGTCACTCTTGCTATAATTCACCTTGCCAATTAAAAATGAGCTCCCTAGAAGGACTTTTGAGGGGAGCAACAAAAGAGCCTATTTATAAAAATAGACTAAAAGCTGGTGAAATGACAAGACTTTTTGTAGATGCAAGTACAACTGAACAATGGAGAGAAAAAGGTTTTTACCCAGTAAATGAAAAAATACCAAATCTAAATGCCTCTATCATGTCTTACTTATTGAATCAAAAACAGCAATTTCCAAAGGTAAAAGGAAGTTATGCACCAGAAGATGATGAATTAACTTGTATAAAAGATAAAGATGAACTTGAAAAATATTTAAATGATAAGCCCTATCATGGTATGCCCTATGGTTTCCCAGCTTTAAAAAAGGAAGAGCACAATCTTCTTATGACTTGGCTTGATAAGGGAATAAAAAACACAGAAACCCTACAAAATAAAGAACCAAAAGAGATAAAAATCTTTGAAGACTTTTTAAATAATCAAGATATAAAATATAAAGTAACAGCTAGATATATCTATGAACATCTTTTTTTAGCCCATATAAAATTCCCCGATAGTAATGATTATTATGAACTAGTAAGATCTTATACAAAGCCAAATACAAGTGTCAAAATAATAGCCACAAGACTTCCTTTTGATAAAGTAAAAGAGCCATTTTATTATAGATTTGAGAAAATAAAATCAACTATTGTACATAAAACACATATGGTATATTATCTTGATGAAAGTAAATTAAAAAGATACAAAGACCTTTTTATAAACACAAACTGGGAAGCAAAACCTAGCTTAGTAAGTTATGACCCAAAAATAGCAGCAAATCCATTAACAGCCTACGAACAAATACCTGCAACATCTAGATACAATTTTTTACTTGATAATATCCACTACTTTATTATGACATTTATAAGAGGTCCTGTTTGTAAAGGTCAAATTGCACTAAATGTAATAAATGACCATTTCTGGGTTGCCTTTAAAGATCCAAAATATGATGTAACTCTTCATGATAGTAACTTTATACATGATAATTTAAAAAAGCTAAGTGTACCAAATGAATATGGACCAAATGCTCCTATTTTAGATACTTTTGATTTTTATAATTATGACCAAGATACCATAGCTTATTATAAAAATAAAAATGAACTTTACAAAAAATATTATAAAAATGGAATAGATATAAATAGTATTTGGAAGGGTAATAATAGCGAAGAAAAAAACAATGATGCCATCTTGACTATTTATAGACATTTTAACTCTGCTTCAGTTCAAAAAGGAGCCTTAGGTGATATTCCTAAAACTATGTGGGTTATTGACTATCCTTTATTAGAAAGACTCTATTATTCTCTTGTTGTAGGATTTGATGTATTTGGGAATACTCCCCATAAATTACTTGTAAGAAAATATATGGACAGACTAAGAATAGAAGGAGAAAGTAATTTCTTAGAATATCTTCCAAAAGATATAAGAAAAACTCAATTTGACAAATGGTACTTAGGATACACTGCAAAATGGCTAATAACTTACACTCCCTCTCAAAATAACACCTTAGTAAAATATAAATCTAAACAATACAAAAGAGAGTTGATTTTAGATATATTAAAATATACAAATACCCCAAAAGATGAAATGAATTTTATAGAAAAAGGGTATAAACAATCTCCTATATTAAAACAATACAATACAAAAGCCCAAATCGAAAGAAGTCTTAAAGATATGACCTTAAAAAAGAATATGACTCTTTTTAGGGACTATTCAAGTAATAATTTTAATCTTTCATATTTAAGAATACAGATGAATAATGGAGATAATTATGTTTATTCAGTAGTAATAAATAAATGGCATGACAATGTTGCCTTTTTATTTAATGAAAGTGAAAGATTAGATCCTAGCAAAGATAGAATAAATATAGTAAGGGGATTTGTAGGCTCATATCCAAATTTATTTATTGTTGTTAAACAAGATGATTTAAGTACATTCTTTAGTATTTTGGAAAATTATAAAAAGAATGATAATAAAAAATTAGCAAAATATTTTATAAGTAGAGAAAATAAAAATTTTTGGGAAGTGTATGATTGGTTTCAAAATGAATTTGACAAAGAGCAACCTATAGACTCAGGAATTTTTGATTTAAATAGATATTTTAGAAAATCTATCCTTCCCGAAACTAATTAA
- a CDS encoding TolC family protein, producing MMQFLRFRVSLATIVLVASSSFAAQSDKLDESILSKKRLEIFDLSKEQIEEDSSKLKKDWINPVNYTYSKVYGDKYDTEKSLISVDQPIFKTGGIYKAIKYANAQRLYSHLDLDLQKKAMIKDTTTILFNIHKLELQIKKQKLLVKNGEIDIKRKKEQVLNGFADTSLLDNAILDTNTSRNALADLVYQKEELINEFSTYASGDYESFTLPKFKIIEKEDFLKDNLTLKKSKADISSKKDFSWMTISKYLPTVSATFDYTKYHSTNNPTINTGDDAQNYGIKITMPLDTRTFNDIQSTRIDYLKAKLDFDNQILEQENYFKSKLSKIKMIDSKIAIAKNDYVLYNSLLDVVVEEKEAELKTQSDVDTLLNSKKIRELDLKIYNIDKQIELLDIYSKIS from the coding sequence ATGATGCAATTTCTAAGATTTAGAGTATCTTTAGCAACTATTGTATTAGTTGCTAGTTCTTCATTTGCAGCACAAAGTGATAAGTTAGATGAATCTATTCTTTCAAAAAAAAGATTAGAAATATTTGATTTATCAAAAGAGCAAATAGAAGAAGATAGTTCAAAACTTAAGAAAGATTGGATAAATCCAGTAAATTATACCTATTCAAAAGTTTATGGAGATAAATATGATACTGAAAAATCTCTTATCTCTGTAGACCAACCCATATTTAAAACTGGTGGTATTTACAAAGCCATAAAATATGCAAATGCTCAAAGACTCTATTCACATTTAGATTTAGATTTACAAAAAAAAGCAATGATAAAAGATACTACAACTATTTTATTCAATATTCACAAATTAGAGTTACAAATAAAAAAACAAAAGCTTTTAGTAAAAAATGGTGAAATAGATATAAAAAGAAAAAAAGAGCAAGTACTTAATGGCTTTGCAGATACTTCTTTGCTTGACAATGCCATACTTGATACAAATACAAGTAGAAATGCCTTGGCTGATTTAGTTTATCAAAAAGAAGAGTTAATAAACGAATTTAGCACTTATGCAAGTGGTGATTATGAAAGTTTTACTTTACCAAAATTTAAAATCATAGAAAAAGAAGATTTTCTAAAAGATAATCTAACTTTAAAAAAATCAAAAGCAGATATAAGTAGCAAAAAAGACTTTTCATGGATGACTATATCAAAATATCTTCCAACAGTAAGTGCAACCTTTGATTATACAAAATATCACTCAACTAATAATCCTACAATTAACACAGGTGATGATGCCCAAAATTATGGAATAAAAATAACTATGCCACTTGATACAAGAACATTCAATGATATTCAAAGTACAAGAATAGATTATCTAAAAGCAAAACTAGATTTTGATAATCAAATTTTAGAACAAGAAAATTATTTCAAAAGTAAACTATCAAAAATCAAAATGATAGATTCAAAAATAGCTATTGCAAAAAATGATTATGTACTGTATAACTCCCTACTTGATGTAGTTGTAGAAGAGAAAGAAGCAGAACTAAAAACCCAAAGTGATGTGGACACCCTACTTAATTCTAAGAAAATAAGAGAATTAGACCTCAAAATTTATAATATCGATAAACAAATTGAATTATTAGATATTTATTCTAAAATAAGCTAA
- a CDS encoding ABC transporter substrate binding protein — MKYLFFLLLIFNSLFANAHKEILLLHSYNDGLKWSDGITNGLKSVISRYPDYELSIEYMDTKRNHNKDYFDILSLLYTKKYADKKFDLIITADNYAFNFALSNNKEIFHNTPIIFCGLENFNKIKIPNNMKNSITGVIEYKEIKKNIQLINNSIKDLNTLYIISDNTLSSKAIRKQILDAIAEYKDKIHIIFDTKIDIKTINQKIKKLPPNSAILFTSLYKDINDKFLYPKDLKDFFENSIYPVFAITKIHLGEGIVGGIMVDPYEQGKLAGNMANNFLNGTPIKDIDMLVPISKQYSDYAILKKFDLLDSNIQNPSTTINKPKDFFEENRKMIDSTFILLPLLFLLIIGLIVNIVKKVNLEIRLLEQAKLDNVLLNNIKSIIYWKSKEGIILGCNDSLCKLLDLSKDKIVGKDLNDIFPEICQKIDDTKAFISDLETTLRNRDNEIINVLIRRKKYLNKKNKEAGIVTIINDITDLKKLENQGKKDEQFMIQRSKLYEVGEMITSVAHQWKAPLIEISTIAQELLYKKDISKNSSKEFVDEIMTQVKYMTNTIDDFRDFIRPSIKKSEFEINSAINQLLRVIEHNTKYNYINVEINYEENKIYTIYGYANEFKQAILNIINNSKDSILKRRQIEEFQAKISISISLEDDLLCISIKDNGIGIKDDNLEKIFEPFFTSKKNGDGFGLYMVKLIIEDKMNGIIKALPCKEGANIFICMKNRTEE; from the coding sequence ATGAAATATCTTTTTTTTCTTCTTCTAATTTTTAATTCACTATTTGCAAATGCTCATAAAGAGATTCTACTTTTACACTCATACAATGATGGATTAAAGTGGAGTGATGGAATAACAAATGGCTTAAAAAGTGTTATTTCTAGATATCCAGATTATGAACTTTCAATTGAATATATGGACACTAAAAGAAACCATAATAAAGATTACTTTGATATTTTATCTTTACTTTATACCAAAAAGTATGCAGATAAAAAATTTGATTTAATTATCACTGCTGATAATTATGCTTTTAATTTTGCACTTTCAAATAATAAAGAAATATTCCACAATACACCAATTATCTTTTGTGGACTTGAGAACTTTAATAAAATTAAAATACCAAATAATATGAAAAATTCTATTACTGGTGTTATAGAATACAAAGAAATTAAAAAAAATATTCAACTTATAAATAATTCTATAAAAGACTTAAATACTTTGTATATAATAAGTGATAATACTCTCTCTTCAAAAGCAATAAGAAAACAAATACTTGATGCCATTGCAGAATATAAAGATAAAATCCATATCATATTTGATACAAAAATTGATATAAAAACAATAAATCAAAAAATCAAAAAACTTCCCCCAAATAGTGCCATACTTTTTACAAGTTTGTATAAAGATATAAATGATAAATTTCTCTATCCTAAAGATTTAAAAGATTTTTTTGAAAACTCAATCTATCCTGTTTTTGCTATCACAAAAATACACTTAGGGGAAGGTATAGTTGGTGGAATTATGGTAGATCCATATGAGCAAGGAAAATTAGCAGGAAATATGGCTAATAATTTTTTAAATGGAACCCCTATTAAAGATATAGATATGTTAGTACCTATTTCAAAACAGTATTCTGATTATGCCATATTAAAAAAATTTGATTTATTAGATTCAAATATTCAAAACCCATCAACAACTATAAATAAACCAAAAGACTTTTTTGAAGAGAATAGAAAGATGATAGATAGTACTTTTATTTTATTGCCTTTACTTTTTCTTTTGATTATTGGATTGATTGTTAATATTGTTAAAAAAGTCAATTTAGAAATAAGACTACTTGAACAAGCTAAGTTAGATAATGTTTTGTTAAATAACATAAAAAGTATAATTTATTGGAAAAGTAAAGAAGGTATAATTTTAGGTTGTAATGATTCACTATGTAAGCTTTTAGATCTTTCTAAAGATAAAATAGTAGGTAAAGATTTAAATGATATCTTTCCAGAAATTTGCCAAAAAATTGATGATACTAAAGCATTTATAAGTGATCTTGAGACAACGTTGAGAAATAGAGATAATGAAATTATAAATGTTTTGATTAGACGAAAAAAATATTTAAATAAGAAGAATAAAGAAGCAGGAATTGTTACAATCATAAATGATATTACTGATTTAAAAAAACTAGAAAACCAAGGAAAAAAAGATGAACAATTTATGATACAACGATCAAAGCTTTATGAAGTAGGAGAAATGATAACTTCTGTTGCTCACCAATGGAAAGCTCCTCTAATAGAGATATCAACTATAGCTCAAGAGTTACTTTATAAAAAAGATATTTCTAAAAATTCTAGTAAAGAGTTTGTTGATGAGATTATGACTCAAGTTAAATACATGACAAATACTATTGATGATTTTAGGGATTTTATAAGACCTTCAATTAAAAAAAGTGAATTTGAAATAAATTCTGCAATAAATCAACTTCTTAGAGTAATCGAACATAATACAAAATATAACTACATAAATGTGGAAATAAATTATGAAGAGAATAAAATTTACACTATATATGGATATGCAAATGAGTTTAAACAAGCTATATTAAATATAATAAATAACTCAAAAGATAGTATTTTAAAAAGAAGACAAATAGAAGAATTTCAAGCAAAAATCTCAATATCAATATCTTTAGAAGATGATTTATTATGTATTTCCATAAAAGATAATGGCATTGGAATAAAAGATGACAATCTAGAAAAAATATTTGAGCCATTTTTTACAAGTAAAAAAAATGGAGATGGATTTGGACTTTATATGGTAAAACTAATCATTGAAGATAAAATGAATGGCATAATAAAAGCTTTGCCATGTAAAGAAGGAGCAAATATTTTTATCTGCATGAAAAATAGGACAGAAGAGTAA